Proteins encoded in a region of the Prochlorothrix hollandica PCC 9006 = CALU 1027 genome:
- a CDS encoding ABC transporter ATP-binding protein, with translation MLTAQDLWKSYGDRTVVAAVNFSLQPGEVLGLLGPNGAGKTTTVGMCYGQVIPSRGHVQFDRWQIPKDSKLARSKMGIVTQEDNLDPDFSVFNNLAYFAHHYGITGAAARQRAGELLAQVHLETVGNTDVDTLSGGMKRRLVLARALINRPQVVFLDEPTTGLDPDARQDFWQLVIQLKHQGCGIVLTTHYMDEAQRLCDRLLLMQEGRVMDEGKPLALIERTIGREVAEVEGLPDSQVAAIAQQFQVWWRQFGHGHVIALPSPQGDALWQHLQASHPPQLSRRLANLEDVFLRLTGTALDQHR, from the coding sequence ATGCTGACGGCTCAGGATCTATGGAAATCTTACGGCGATCGCACCGTCGTGGCAGCGGTCAACTTTAGCCTACAACCGGGGGAAGTCTTGGGACTCCTGGGACCCAACGGGGCTGGCAAAACCACCACCGTCGGCATGTGCTATGGCCAAGTGATCCCCAGTCGGGGCCATGTGCAGTTCGATCGCTGGCAAATCCCCAAGGATAGCAAACTAGCCCGATCGAAAATGGGCATTGTCACCCAAGAAGACAATCTAGACCCAGATTTCAGCGTCTTTAATAACCTGGCCTACTTCGCCCACCATTACGGCATCACCGGCGCAGCAGCCCGACAGCGGGCCGGGGAACTCCTGGCCCAAGTGCACCTAGAGACCGTCGGCAACACCGATGTGGACACCCTGTCGGGGGGAATGAAGCGGCGCTTAGTCTTGGCCCGCGCCCTGATCAACCGGCCCCAGGTGGTGTTTTTGGATGAACCCACCACCGGACTCGATCCCGATGCCCGCCAGGACTTTTGGCAACTGGTGATCCAACTCAAACACCAAGGCTGCGGGATTGTCCTCACTACCCACTACATGGACGAGGCCCAGCGGTTATGCGATCGCCTGCTGTTGATGCAAGAAGGGCGAGTGATGGACGAAGGCAAGCCCCTAGCCCTGATTGAGCGCACTATTGGCCGAGAAGTGGCGGAAGTGGAGGGATTGCCCGACTCCCAGGTGGCGGCGATCGCCCAACAGTTCCAGGTGTGGTGGCGACAGTTTGGCCATGGCCATGTCATTGCCCTCCCGTCCCCCCAGGGGGATGCCCTCTGGCAACACCTCCAAGCCAGCCACCCCCCCCAACTCTCCCGCCGCTTAGCCAACCTAGAGGATGTATTTTTGCGCCTAACGGGCACCGCCCTCGACCAACACCGCTAA
- a CDS encoding S-layer homology domain-containing protein: protein MQTQPLHFPRFTCPRIWGQTLVSTSLAGLTALLPVAPSVAQSSFADIRGHWSQLCVQTLARDNIVSGFTDAQFRPDAPLTRGLYADMLSRAFPNVPQLQPMVEFWDLSPTDPFYDVITTTTQQGFFSGSQGRFGAHQPIDRQNFFVALANGLEVQPTDSTMAILEQTYDDGSTIVPYAQAAVAALTQRKWVVSALGVRQFRPQDPITRGEAAAVFCQVRGSGLPATGVPTAFVVDPPSHPETYTERRVAVDTNVVAQLTYTKKNYEYGQVRLTVSQGEQTQLDQLLPLGGGFSRNVGLQLYDLDGDGGLEIVVDGVAGEGRCCSRSLIYTYLPRRNAYNLTEVPWGYGFYRLLDWDQDGIPEFHGQDSRFSFRFGDQVEDGVLPLQIQQYRQGQMFDVTRLYPQLLTAHAEGLWQTYVIRRARGQEVKGVLAAYAADRFLLNEGDAAFDRLSSVYDGADRSRYFQDLRDFLRGTGYTNY from the coding sequence ATGCAGACACAGCCCTTGCATTTCCCTCGTTTCACCTGCCCCAGAATATGGGGTCAAACCCTGGTGAGCACCAGCCTTGCCGGACTGACGGCCCTGTTGCCCGTGGCTCCCAGCGTGGCCCAATCCAGCTTTGCCGATATCCGGGGCCATTGGTCTCAGCTTTGTGTGCAAACCCTGGCCCGCGATAACATTGTCAGTGGCTTCACGGATGCCCAGTTTCGCCCCGATGCGCCCTTAACCCGTGGCTTATATGCAGATATGCTCAGCCGCGCCTTCCCCAATGTTCCCCAACTGCAACCCATGGTGGAGTTTTGGGATCTTTCCCCCACGGATCCCTTCTATGACGTGATCACCACCACGACCCAACAGGGCTTTTTCTCCGGTTCCCAGGGGCGCTTTGGTGCCCATCAGCCCATCGATCGCCAGAACTTTTTTGTAGCCTTGGCCAATGGTCTGGAGGTGCAACCCACGGACTCGACGATGGCGATCCTGGAGCAAACCTATGACGATGGATCCACCATTGTGCCCTATGCCCAAGCAGCCGTGGCGGCGCTGACCCAACGCAAATGGGTGGTGTCGGCCTTGGGGGTTCGCCAGTTCCGGCCCCAGGACCCCATCACCCGGGGGGAAGCGGCGGCGGTGTTCTGCCAAGTACGGGGCAGCGGGCTACCGGCCACTGGGGTTCCCACGGCCTTTGTGGTGGATCCCCCCAGTCACCCCGAAACCTACACGGAGCGCCGGGTGGCCGTGGACACTAATGTGGTGGCCCAACTGACCTACACCAAAAAGAACTACGAGTATGGCCAAGTGCGCCTGACGGTATCCCAGGGGGAGCAAACCCAACTGGATCAGCTTTTACCCCTGGGGGGAGGCTTTAGCCGCAATGTGGGGCTGCAACTCTATGACCTGGATGGGGATGGGGGTCTGGAAATTGTCGTGGATGGGGTGGCAGGGGAAGGGCGCTGTTGTTCCCGATCGTTGATTTATACCTATCTCCCTCGCCGCAATGCCTATAACCTGACGGAGGTGCCCTGGGGCTATGGTTTCTATCGGTTGCTGGACTGGGATCAGGATGGGATTCCTGAGTTCCATGGCCAAGATTCCCGCTTTAGCTTCCGCTTTGGGGATCAGGTGGAGGATGGGGTGTTGCCGTTGCAAATTCAGCAGTATCGCCAAGGTCAGATGTTTGATGTGACGCGGCTCTATCCCCAGCTTCTGACGGCCCACGCGGAGGGGTTGTGGCAAACCTATGTGATCCGCCGTGCCCGGGGCCAGGAAGTGAAGGGGGTACTGGCGGCCTATGCGGCAGATCGGTTTTTGTTGAATGAGGGGGATGCGGCCTTCGATCGCCTGAGTTCTGTGTATGACGGGGCCGATCGTAGTCGCTACTTCCAGGATCTGCGGGACTTCCTCCGGGGCACGGGCTACACCAATTATTAG
- the psaK gene encoding photosystem I reaction center subunit PsaK, protein MIFTLLAAVPTTVAWSPKVAAVMIACNVLAIAFGKLSIEVPDAPPATPAPSMFGGFGIPAVIATTCFGHILGAGAILGLSSLGAL, encoded by the coding sequence ATGATTTTCACCCTTTTAGCCGCTGTACCCACCACCGTTGCCTGGAGTCCCAAGGTTGCCGCCGTCATGATTGCCTGCAATGTCCTGGCCATTGCCTTTGGCAAGCTGTCCATTGAAGTCCCCGACGCTCCCCCTGCCACCCCGGCCCCCAGCATGTTCGGCGGTTTTGGGATTCCTGCGGTGATCGCCACCACCTGCTTTGGTCATATCCTTGGGGCGGGTGCCATTTTAGGGCTAAGTTCCTTAGGCGCACTGTAG
- a CDS encoding pentapeptide repeat-containing protein, translated as MSRIVTFVFVAIALFWAAFPIEPALAQLRFEPVPAEAIRNLSILKAERACVDCNLRNISLKRANFSGVNLEGSNLQTANLAEAVFDNANLSGTNLKYSYLKQISLETSQLVNADLTQANLYEANLKGADLSYATLRSTNLNKANLRDANLTGADLSMTYLRDANLINANLSGVKLCNTVLPDGKVSYEGC; from the coding sequence GTGTCTAGGATTGTTACCTTTGTTTTTGTTGCGATCGCCCTCTTTTGGGCTGCATTTCCCATAGAACCCGCCTTAGCCCAACTGCGGTTTGAACCCGTACCGGCGGAAGCCATTCGGAATCTGTCTATCCTTAAGGCAGAACGAGCCTGCGTCGATTGCAACCTACGCAATATTTCCCTGAAGCGGGCCAACTTTAGTGGTGTCAACTTAGAAGGCTCTAACCTCCAGACGGCTAACCTCGCTGAAGCCGTCTTTGATAATGCCAACCTCAGCGGCACCAATCTCAAATATTCCTACCTCAAACAAATCAGCCTAGAAACGTCTCAGTTGGTCAACGCAGACCTGACCCAGGCCAATCTCTATGAAGCCAACCTCAAGGGGGCTGATCTCAGCTACGCAACCCTCCGCAGCACTAACCTCAATAAGGCCAATCTGCGGGATGCGAACCTCACTGGGGCTGATTTATCCATGACCTATCTGCGGGATGCCAACTTGATCAATGCCAACTTGTCGGGGGTCAAGCTGTGTAACACGGTTTTACCAGACGGGAAGGTGAGCTACGAAGGCTGTTAA
- the psaK gene encoding photosystem I reaction center subunit PsaK, whose amino-acid sequence MSIILLASAIPITAAWSPAVAIVMILCNVLAIFIGKQTMGGPLEGPELPPSDLFGGMNLAGLLATTSLGHIIGMGTILGLATMGLL is encoded by the coding sequence ATGTCTATTATCCTGCTCGCGAGCGCTATACCCATCACTGCGGCCTGGAGTCCTGCGGTGGCGATCGTCATGATTCTCTGTAATGTACTCGCCATCTTCATTGGCAAGCAAACCATGGGTGGACCCCTGGAAGGCCCAGAATTACCCCCCTCTGACTTATTCGGGGGCATGAATTTGGCTGGCCTCTTAGCCACCACCAGCCTCGGCCACATTATTGGCATGGGCACCATTCTCGGCCTTGCAACCATGGGCCTGTTGTAA
- a CDS encoding RNA-guided endonuclease InsQ/TnpB family protein, producing MKVRYQYRIYPTPQQVKGLNQLFGCCRVVYNDALAIVRSVPQGEKWPSNAELQKLVITQAKKTAEREWLADVSVVPLQQSVQDLGAAFKNFFESRSGKRKGPKVGFPRFKKKLNQQSARFVRTGFSLKGNKLELAKLGRFKVKWSRPLPSEPSSVTIIRNTAGQYHASFVVEIGPINIEPLRPSIGVDLGIKTFAFLSTGDRVESPRYNRLDRKTRRFQRKLARQVKGSKRREKTRLRLAKLKLKTANIRKDFLHKTTTQLIHENQVVVLEDLAVKNMLGHRKLARAISQQGWGTARTMCEAKANRVNDREVRIISRWEPTSQICSDCGFRWGKVALSVRSILCVSCGTEHDRDGNAAKNVEKSGLGLTQDSKWTKNGRKTRMSGNPTALSSQPYSEQLGLFA from the coding sequence ATGAAAGTACGATACCAGTACCGAATTTATCCGACACCGCAACAGGTCAAAGGGCTGAATCAGCTTTTTGGGTGTTGTCGAGTTGTGTACAACGACGCGCTGGCGATTGTGCGGTCAGTGCCGCAGGGCGAGAAATGGCCTAGCAATGCTGAACTGCAAAAGCTGGTGATTACTCAGGCCAAAAAGACGGCTGAACGGGAATGGTTGGCCGATGTGTCAGTCGTGCCCTTGCAGCAGTCGGTTCAGGATTTAGGTGCTGCCTTCAAGAACTTTTTTGAGAGCCGTAGCGGTAAACGAAAAGGGCCAAAGGTGGGCTTCCCTCGGTTCAAAAAGAAGCTGAACCAACAGTCGGCACGGTTTGTTCGGACGGGATTCTCCCTCAAGGGCAATAAGCTTGAACTAGCCAAGTTAGGCCGCTTCAAGGTGAAGTGGTCAAGGCCACTGCCCTCTGAACCTAGCTCTGTGACCATTATCCGTAACACGGCTGGACAATACCATGCCAGCTTTGTCGTGGAGATTGGTCCCATCAACATTGAGCCACTACGGCCCTCGATTGGGGTAGATCTAGGCATCAAAACCTTTGCCTTTCTCAGCACAGGTGATCGGGTAGAATCCCCTCGATATAATCGGTTAGACCGAAAGACGCGACGGTTTCAGCGTAAGCTGGCCCGCCAAGTTAAAGGGTCTAAGCGTCGCGAAAAGACTAGGCTGCGCCTTGCAAAGCTAAAGCTAAAAACGGCCAATATCCGAAAAGACTTTCTGCACAAGACCACGACCCAGCTAATCCACGAAAATCAAGTGGTGGTGTTGGAGGATCTGGCGGTGAAGAATATGCTTGGCCATCGGAAGTTGGCACGGGCCATCAGTCAGCAGGGTTGGGGCACCGCACGAACTATGTGTGAGGCCAAGGCCAACAGGGTTAATGATCGAGAGGTCAGGATCATCAGTCGGTGGGAGCCAACCAGTCAGATCTGTTCTGATTGTGGCTTTCGGTGGGGCAAGGTTGCTCTATCGGTTCGTTCCATCCTCTGTGTGAGTTGCGGAACCGAACATGATAGAGATGGTAATGCCGCCAAAAATGTCGAAAAGTCTGGGTTGGGGCTAACCCAAGACTCTAAATGGACAAAGAACGGGCGTAAGACCAGGATGTCTGGCAATCCGACTGCTTTGTCTAGCCAGCCGTACAGCGAACAGCTTGGACTGTTCGCCTAG
- a CDS encoding metal-sensitive transcriptional regulator: MASSPSRANPPSPQSNADSPLAFPKLTPVASPPESRPPRSQGHHPPQDHSHVHIHDPESQKRLLNRLSRIEGHIRGIKTMVEENRACPEVLVQVAAVRGALDKVARIILDEHLTECVARAANAGDIEMELAELKAALDQFL; encoded by the coding sequence ATGGCTTCTTCCCCGTCCCGCGCCAACCCGCCCTCCCCCCAGTCTAATGCCGATTCCCCCCTAGCGTTTCCCAAACTGACCCCCGTGGCCAGCCCCCCAGAGTCCCGCCCTCCCCGGTCCCAGGGCCATCACCCCCCCCAAGACCACAGCCATGTTCACATCCACGACCCCGAATCCCAAAAGCGTCTCCTCAATCGCCTCTCCCGCATTGAGGGCCATATTCGGGGCATTAAGACCATGGTAGAAGAAAACCGGGCCTGTCCAGAGGTCTTGGTGCAGGTGGCGGCGGTGCGGGGAGCCTTGGACAAAGTGGCTCGGATTATTTTGGATGAGCATCTAACGGAGTGCGTCGCGCGGGCCGCCAATGCGGGGGACATTGAAATGGAGTTAGCTGAATTAAAAGCAGCCCTTGATCAGTTTTTATAG
- a CDS encoding B12-binding domain-containing radical SAM protein, with translation MARSPSTLPPAPSTAPSFAPEQLLFTPATPQPQAVPLIFAFPNQYSVGITSLGYQGVWATLAQRSDLQVSRLFTDLQESLPSEPELVGFSFSWELDYGHIFDLLEQLRIPLQSRDRTAAHPLVFGGGPVLTANPEPFADFFDLVLLGDGEVVLDAFIDGYQGVRGLPRSQQLRQLAQIPGLYVPSLYQVTYGDPQGAIARIEPLDASIPATVTKQTYRGNVLSASQVVTPQAAWENIYMVEVVRSCPELCRFCLASYLTLPFRTADLGDSLIPAIDRGLAITQRLGLLGASVTQHPQFPELLHHLSQPAYDGIRLSIASVRTNTVTETLARTLSRRGTQSLTIAVESGSERVRRIVNKKLETAEIIAAAQQAKAGGLRGLKLYGMVGIPGETAADVEATVALMTHLKQAAPGLRLTLGCSTFVPKAHTPFQWQGVNPAAQKRLTLLQKQLRPQGIDFRPESYNWSVIQALLSRGDRRLAPLLLQVRHYGDSLGSYRRGFKTLQDQLPPLSFYVHDTWDVDQVLPWHHLQGPLPLATLQKHQAEALTPQSCS, from the coding sequence ATGGCCCGATCGCCCTCCACCCTGCCCCCAGCCCCCTCTACAGCCCCCAGTTTTGCCCCGGAACAATTGCTGTTCACCCCGGCCACGCCCCAACCCCAGGCCGTGCCCCTGATCTTTGCCTTTCCCAATCAATACAGCGTTGGCATTACCAGTTTGGGCTATCAGGGGGTTTGGGCAACCTTGGCCCAGCGATCGGATCTCCAGGTCAGCCGTTTGTTTACGGATCTCCAGGAATCCCTGCCCTCGGAGCCAGAGTTAGTGGGCTTTTCTTTTTCCTGGGAACTGGACTACGGTCATATTTTTGATCTGCTGGAGCAGTTGCGGATCCCCCTCCAGAGCCGCGATCGCACCGCTGCCCATCCCCTGGTGTTTGGGGGAGGACCCGTGCTGACGGCCAACCCGGAACCCTTTGCCGATTTCTTTGATCTGGTGCTGTTGGGGGATGGGGAGGTGGTGTTGGATGCCTTTATTGACGGCTACCAGGGGGTGCGGGGGTTGCCGCGATCGCAGCAATTGCGGCAATTAGCCCAGATTCCCGGTCTCTATGTGCCCAGTTTGTACCAGGTGACCTATGGGGATCCCCAGGGGGCGATCGCCCGCATTGAGCCGCTGGATGCCAGCATTCCCGCCACCGTCACCAAACAAACCTACCGGGGCAATGTTCTCTCCGCTTCCCAGGTGGTTACGCCCCAGGCCGCTTGGGAAAACATTTACATGGTGGAGGTGGTGCGCAGTTGCCCGGAACTGTGCCGCTTTTGTTTGGCCAGTTACCTGACCTTGCCCTTTCGCACCGCTGATCTGGGGGATTCCTTGATTCCGGCCATCGATCGGGGGCTGGCCATCACCCAACGCCTGGGTCTCTTGGGGGCATCGGTCACCCAACATCCCCAGTTCCCAGAACTGCTGCACCACCTCAGCCAGCCCGCCTACGATGGCATTCGCCTCAGCATTGCCTCGGTGCGCACCAACACCGTCACGGAAACCCTGGCCCGCACCCTCAGCCGCCGGGGAACCCAGTCCCTCACCATTGCGGTGGAAAGCGGTTCGGAGCGGGTGCGGCGCATTGTCAATAAAAAGCTAGAAACGGCGGAGATTATCGCGGCGGCTCAACAGGCCAAGGCTGGCGGACTGCGGGGGCTGAAACTCTATGGCATGGTGGGCATTCCGGGGGAAACGGCGGCGGATGTGGAGGCAACGGTGGCCCTGATGACCCACCTCAAACAAGCAGCCCCCGGTTTGCGGCTCACCCTGGGTTGTAGCACCTTTGTCCCCAAGGCCCATACCCCGTTCCAGTGGCAGGGGGTGAACCCAGCGGCCCAAAAACGGCTGACGTTGCTGCAAAAACAGCTTCGCCCCCAGGGGATCGACTTCCGCCCGGAAAGCTATAACTGGTCGGTGATCCAAGCGCTGTTATCCCGGGGCGATCGTCGCCTTGCCCCCCTGTTGTTGCAGGTGCGCCACTATGGGGATTCCTTGGGCAGCTACCGCCGGGGCTTCAAAACTCTCCAGGATCAACTGCCGCCCCTCTCGTTTTATGTCCATGACACCTGGGACGTTGATCAGGTTTTACCCTGGCACCACCTCCAGGGTCCCCTACCCCTGGCCACGCTCCAAAAACACCAAGCCGAAGCCCTCACCCCTCAATCCTGTTCGTAG
- a CDS encoding B12-binding domain-containing radical SAM protein, producing MTNVLLNYPLFPKTFWSYEKILELIDRKVLLPPLGLITVAAILPQDWNFKLVDRNIRSVTPEEWQWADLVIISAMIVQKEDILEQIKLAKQYGKPVAVGGPYPTSMPEEMRSAGVDYLILDEGELTLPQFVAAWERGDRQGEFTANGEKPDVSHTPIPRYDLLDFKAYDSMSVQFSRGCPFQCEFCDIIVLYGRKPRTKTPQQLIAELQALYDLGWRGGVFMVDDNFIGNKRNVKLFLQDLKIWQEDHGYPFRFDTEASLDLAQDQEMIDLMLACNFAAVFMGIETPDTDSLQLTLKYQNMRSPLLESIDTVTRSGLRVIAGFIIGFDGEKPGAGQRIVDFAEATGIPTTTFAMLQALPNTALWHRLEKEGRLRVANGNINQTTLMNFEPTRPVEEIAQEYIDAFGKLYEPMQYLDRVYNYFLKLGAPRVKPPLQWPEWVVVKALAIVCWRQGVVRYTRWKFWHHLVMILIKNPAVAEQYLALCSHNEHFMEYREIVRQQIEAQLEEYKRLEALNGDRVSQPAASLQSVA from the coding sequence ATGACCAACGTTCTGCTGAACTACCCCCTATTTCCCAAAACCTTTTGGTCCTATGAAAAGATCTTAGAACTCATTGACCGGAAGGTGTTGCTGCCCCCCCTGGGCTTAATTACCGTCGCCGCCATCCTGCCCCAAGACTGGAACTTTAAGCTGGTGGATCGCAACATTCGATCGGTCACCCCAGAGGAATGGCAATGGGCGGATCTGGTGATTATTTCCGCCATGATTGTCCAGAAAGAGGATATTTTAGAGCAAATCAAACTGGCAAAACAGTACGGCAAACCCGTAGCCGTGGGGGGACCCTATCCCACCTCCATGCCCGAAGAAATGCGATCGGCGGGGGTGGATTATCTGATTTTGGATGAAGGGGAATTGACCCTACCCCAATTTGTGGCGGCGTGGGAGCGGGGCGATCGCCAAGGGGAATTTACGGCCAATGGGGAAAAACCCGATGTGAGCCACACCCCCATTCCCCGCTACGATTTGCTGGACTTCAAAGCCTATGATTCCATGTCGGTGCAGTTTTCCAGGGGCTGTCCCTTCCAGTGTGAATTCTGCGACATTATTGTGCTCTATGGCCGCAAACCTCGCACGAAAACGCCCCAACAACTGATCGCAGAATTGCAAGCCCTCTATGATTTGGGCTGGCGGGGGGGGGTGTTTATGGTGGATGACAATTTTATTGGCAATAAACGCAATGTCAAACTCTTCCTCCAAGATCTAAAAATCTGGCAAGAAGATCATGGCTATCCCTTCCGTTTCGACACAGAAGCCTCCCTGGATTTAGCCCAAGATCAGGAAATGATTGATCTGATGTTGGCCTGTAATTTTGCAGCGGTCTTCATGGGCATTGAAACCCCTGACACCGACAGCTTGCAACTGACCCTTAAATACCAGAATATGCGATCGCCCCTGCTGGAATCCATCGATACAGTGACGCGATCGGGGTTGCGGGTGATTGCGGGCTTTATTATCGGGTTCGATGGCGAGAAACCGGGGGCGGGGCAACGGATTGTGGACTTTGCGGAGGCTACGGGCATTCCCACCACCACCTTTGCCATGTTGCAGGCACTGCCCAATACGGCCCTGTGGCATCGCCTCGAAAAAGAGGGCCGTTTACGGGTGGCCAATGGCAATATTAACCAAACCACCTTAATGAACTTTGAACCCACCCGACCCGTGGAAGAGATTGCCCAAGAATATATCGATGCCTTTGGCAAACTCTATGAACCCATGCAATATCTCGATCGGGTTTACAACTATTTCCTGAAATTGGGGGCACCCCGCGTTAAACCGCCGTTGCAATGGCCGGAGTGGGTTGTGGTTAAAGCGTTGGCGATCGTCTGTTGGCGACAGGGTGTTGTGCGCTATACCCGCTGGAAGTTCTGGCACCATTTAGTCATGATTCTGATCAAGAATCCGGCGGTGGCGGAACAGTATTTAGCCCTCTGTAGCCACAATGAGCATTTCATGGAATATCGGGAGATTGTCCGCCAGCAAATCGAGGCCCAGCTAGAGGAATACAAACGCCTGGAAGCCCTCAATGGCGATCGGGTGTCCCAGCCCGCAGCCTCCCTCCAATCTGTGGCTTAG
- a CDS encoding thioredoxin, with translation MTSGRVLAPVPTLFATHSRGNHGGIAPTKIGESAQVK, from the coding sequence TTGACCTCGGGTAGGGTTCTTGCCCCCGTGCCGACCCTCTTCGCGACCCACAGCCGGGGCAACCACGGGGGGATTGCCCCTACCAAAATCGGGGAATCTGCCCAGGTGAAATAG